A part of Timaviella obliquedivisa GSE-PSE-MK23-08B genomic DNA contains:
- a CDS encoding helix-turn-helix domain-containing protein, with the protein MSRILAKMGSDRVRKIRHISQWERDARQIGSSIRLCRRANKLSQAKLIAIAVSIPGGETLYRQLISNIETGIRQPSITEIKAIAQALGVNHHDWI; encoded by the coding sequence ATGTCAAGAATCCTTGCAAAAATGGGCAGCGATCGCGTTCGGAAGATAAGACACATTTCTCAATGGGAACGAGACGCTCGACAGATTGGCAGTTCCATTCGGCTTTGTCGTCGAGCGAATAAGTTAAGTCAAGCAAAATTAATTGCGATCGCCGTCTCTATTCCAGGCGGTGAAACGCTCTATCGGCAACTAATTTCTAATATTGAAACGGGCATCAGACAGCCCTCTATTACTGAGATTAAGGCGATCGCCCAAGCGTTAGGAGTGAATCATCATGATTGGATCTGA
- a CDS encoding class I SAM-dependent methyltransferase, which yields MAIESFRQLFPELEPKDFTNWALSLRCLEWLNELIKGNQIDSVLECGSGLSTVYLEALKQKGLISKSLSLEHSQKWLTQVRAVLSKKQLESSSLVHCPLINGWFNLDPLQPKQRGFYDLILIDSPPARTQPQARYPALEKLKDFMHQNTWIILDDFRRDDEKAIVKRWLKEYRDIRFIEEVPIGTGLAVLRKWR from the coding sequence ATGGCTATAGAATCATTCCGTCAGTTGTTCCCTGAATTAGAGCCGAAGGATTTTACAAACTGGGCATTAAGCCTGAGATGCCTTGAATGGCTTAATGAATTAATTAAAGGGAATCAGATTGATTCTGTCCTAGAGTGTGGCTCCGGCTTGTCTACAGTATATTTAGAAGCTCTAAAGCAAAAGGGACTGATTTCTAAATCCCTTTCTTTAGAACATAGTCAAAAATGGCTGACGCAAGTTAGGGCTGTCCTATCTAAGAAACAGTTAGAGAGCAGTTCTCTGGTACATTGCCCTTTGATTAATGGATGGTTTAACCTTGATCCACTTCAACCAAAACAGCGGGGTTTTTATGATCTGATTTTAATCGATAGCCCACCTGCCAGAACGCAGCCGCAGGCTAGATATCCGGCTCTAGAGAAGTTGAAAGACTTCATGCATCAGAATACTTGGATTATCCTAGATGACTTTCGGAGAGACGACGAAAAGGCAATTGTAAAGCGATGGCTGAAAGAGTATCGGGACATTAGATTTATTGAAGAGGTGCCGATTGGCACCGGATTAGCTGTGTTGAGGAAATGGCGTTAG
- a CDS encoding NblA/ycf18 family protein encodes MEQPVALSLEQQFNLRSLEEKSKHLPLEQIQRMLIETYTQMMLNDARYKAELKKQWRI; translated from the coding sequence ATGGAACAGCCCGTTGCATTGTCTTTGGAACAGCAATTTAACTTGCGATCGCTTGAAGAGAAATCAAAGCATCTACCCCTAGAACAAATTCAACGGATGCTGATTGAAACGTATACTCAGATGATGCTTAACGATGCAAGGTACAAAGCTGAACTGAAAAAACAGTGGAGAATTTGA
- a CDS encoding phage terminase large subunit family protein produces the protein MQLRTPWGLSPTTQSRMTIAENSSQMELFSKALIDARKKGVARWYSEGSAYPIAWIKKHYRMSGGDRLRWDEPFMEQYYTILACPWIERLIVTKPSQVGFTESLIAIASFLVCEICIPAAMGFEQEGKLRGTVAPRIQPSFDHIDPIKKRRLARWNITRRKDVDKQEKITVGGIELTFFSAHLPAANKEQRRASPKMSSFTAFVVLADEIELWAEGAIDIATERQSACTMPTKPFRAGSTPGVEGGIVDSQIKQSGMMFQWFVTCPHCGTRQNLDAFGNFLKPVMVESEGEGEEERFVDMTGRPYEWFCHDESDRQSMIDTAYIGCRHCEQELTWEAIKAGIFESGNKTLTDFCREITQNKTPVIKPVAIDLPRLASSLFRPSERIYKLVYTSDPADQLQQGLGKTVSLGGGKISLKKLMDCVGRTAPGDRPHDLIVLGLDQGKAANWVQIQKWYLGREGDWERKWLEAFKEVIWTGQIHGFPSEDFLREHQVNLIGMDNEPEIQLAADYARKHPHCKLSIDLSGDLKYHDMHMESGLGQTFLFDQLKLKGEKFKISERDVQGEKVPVYALHRSFGLDSVRTRIYRGQQGLPSGSTYDPGDDLNLIYHYLTSDRRMDGQWVQVPGAPDHLFHADNFAEMAVLAAGYVEEPNFAFGSRA, from the coding sequence ATGCAATTGAGAACGCCTTGGGGTTTGAGTCCGACTACGCAGAGCCGGATGACGATCGCTGAAAACTCTAGCCAGATGGAGCTATTCAGCAAAGCCTTAATTGATGCTCGAAAAAAGGGCGTGGCTCGGTGGTACTCAGAGGGCAGCGCTTACCCGATCGCCTGGATTAAAAAACATTACCGCATGAGTGGGGGCGATCGCTTGAGATGGGACGAGCCTTTCATGGAGCAATACTACACAATTCTGGCGTGTCCATGGATTGAGCGCTTAATTGTGACGAAGCCTTCGCAGGTTGGGTTTACCGAATCATTGATTGCGATCGCCTCGTTCCTGGTTTGTGAAATCTGCATCCCTGCCGCTATGGGATTTGAGCAGGAAGGCAAGCTGCGGGGCACCGTTGCCCCAAGAATACAGCCCAGTTTTGACCACATTGACCCCATTAAAAAACGCAGACTGGCACGTTGGAATATCACGCGCCGGAAAGATGTAGATAAACAGGAAAAAATTACAGTAGGCGGCATTGAGCTAACCTTTTTTTCTGCACATTTACCAGCCGCCAATAAGGAGCAGCGGCGGGCATCTCCTAAAATGTCTTCTTTCACAGCGTTCGTGGTTCTGGCTGATGAAATTGAGCTATGGGCTGAAGGGGCGATCGATATTGCGACAGAACGCCAATCCGCTTGCACCATGCCCACTAAACCATTTAGAGCAGGTTCTACGCCAGGAGTTGAGGGCGGCATTGTGGACAGCCAAATTAAGCAATCTGGCATGATGTTTCAATGGTTTGTGACTTGTCCTCACTGCGGCACAAGACAAAACTTGGATGCTTTTGGAAACTTCTTAAAGCCTGTCATGGTGGAGAGTGAAGGCGAAGGGGAGGAGGAAAGATTTGTAGACATGACGGGCAGACCCTATGAATGGTTTTGCCATGACGAGAGCGATCGCCAGTCGATGATTGATACGGCATATATCGGCTGTAGGCACTGCGAACAGGAACTAACCTGGGAGGCAATTAAGGCAGGTATTTTTGAATCTGGGAATAAAACATTAACTGATTTTTGTCGTGAGATTACTCAGAATAAAACGCCAGTCATTAAGCCCGTGGCGATCGATTTGCCCCGATTAGCTTCGTCTTTATTTCGACCTTCAGAACGAATTTACAAACTCGTTTACACCTCTGATCCGGCTGACCAATTACAGCAAGGCTTGGGCAAAACTGTGTCACTGGGAGGGGGTAAGATTAGCCTCAAGAAATTAATGGACTGTGTGGGGAGAACGGCACCGGGCGATCGCCCCCATGACTTAATTGTGTTGGGATTAGACCAGGGCAAGGCGGCAAACTGGGTGCAGATTCAGAAGTGGTACTTAGGACGTGAAGGAGATTGGGAGCGCAAATGGCTAGAGGCTTTTAAGGAGGTCATCTGGACGGGGCAAATTCACGGGTTCCCTAGTGAAGACTTTTTGCGGGAACATCAGGTGAACTTAATCGGGATGGATAATGAGCCAGAGATTCAGCTTGCCGCCGACTATGCTCGGAAGCATCCTCACTGCAAGCTATCAATTGATTTATCCGGTGATTTGAAGTATCACGATATGCACATGGAATCAGGGTTGGGACAGACTTTTCTGTTTGACCAACTCAAGCTAAAAGGCGAAAAGTTTAAGATATCAGAACGGGATGTGCAGGGTGAAAAGGTGCCTGTTTATGCCCTGCACCGATCGTTTGGATTGGATTCTGTACGCACTCGGATTTACCGAGGACAACAGGGATTGCCCAGTGGCTCAACCTATGATCCAGGTGATGATCTCAATCTGATTTATCACTATTTGACAAGCGATCGTCGGATGGATGGACAGTGGGTGCAAGTTCCCGGAGCGCCTGATCACTTATTCCATGCCGATAACTTTGCAGAAATGGCAGTGCTGGCAGCGGGGTATGTCGAGGAGCCTAATTTTGCTTTTGGTTCTAGAGCTTGA
- a CDS encoding phage portal protein, translated as MAKNNKRLSTPIKQNSALSSLPIYPFAQEKSLLRPISNADRIQAGQLRRFSKVALAFSAIKQITEGVLRMPWHIEPPADKKTNEAAIALASNATRAIKRPNAEATLNNYRQLTSALIDDLLTLNYAVCERQPGEVERPFWLWSCDAAFIRINPKWSPYVEGVVPKFLDYKLGGNPRSLLSENAFMLLNNVNSYELVPPSPLEVAYGFLNAWLGLSDYQQKTTSEAAQEWLLHLGNVNETQLTAFRSYWDLEVVQKKKKPIMGGVGTATAIKIGASGDDQLYLQYSQFLTNVVMLAFSLTSRDANITEHDNRATSEASADTTFQRAIIPIAQTMDEGYDGEVIDFFLPGFRFVRDYREPRSEAVRNQEIRETYDSGLITRDEGRVKLGFDPLEDESGKEFGGKPKAGAIA; from the coding sequence ATGGCAAAGAACAACAAGCGGCTATCCACTCCCATCAAACAGAACTCGGCTCTTTCCAGTCTGCCGATCTATCCGTTTGCTCAGGAAAAGAGCTTACTGCGCCCCATCTCTAACGCCGATCGCATCCAGGCAGGTCAGCTCAGACGGTTCAGTAAGGTCGCTTTGGCGTTCTCTGCCATCAAGCAAATCACAGAGGGCGTTCTGAGGATGCCCTGGCACATTGAGCCGCCTGCCGACAAGAAAACCAATGAAGCCGCGATCGCCCTGGCTAGTAACGCGACACGCGCCATTAAGCGCCCCAACGCCGAGGCAACCCTGAACAACTACCGCCAGCTTACCTCAGCATTAATTGACGATTTGCTAACCCTCAACTATGCCGTTTGCGAACGCCAGCCGGGGGAGGTCGAGCGCCCCTTTTGGCTCTGGAGCTGTGATGCGGCATTCATTCGGATCAACCCTAAATGGAGTCCCTACGTTGAGGGCGTTGTGCCTAAGTTCTTAGATTACAAGTTAGGCGGCAACCCGCGATCGCTGCTTTCCGAAAATGCTTTTATGCTGCTCAACAATGTCAATTCCTACGAGCTAGTCCCCCCTAGTCCTCTAGAGGTTGCATACGGCTTTTTGAATGCCTGGCTGGGACTGTCCGACTACCAGCAAAAGACAACCAGCGAGGCGGCTCAGGAATGGCTTTTACACTTGGGGAATGTCAACGAAACCCAGCTAACGGCGTTCCGGTCTTACTGGGATTTGGAAGTGGTTCAGAAAAAGAAGAAACCCATTATGGGCGGGGTTGGGACGGCGACAGCGATCAAGATTGGAGCATCGGGGGATGATCAACTTTATCTGCAATACTCGCAGTTTTTAACGAATGTCGTCATGTTGGCTTTTTCCCTGACTAGCCGTGATGCCAATATCACGGAACACGATAACCGCGCGACCAGTGAAGCCTCTGCGGACACCACTTTTCAGCGCGCCATTATCCCGATCGCTCAAACAATGGATGAGGGCTATGACGGGGAGGTGATTGATTTTTTCCTGCCAGGGTTCAGATTTGTTAGAGATTACCGAGAGCCGCGATCGGAGGCTGTAAGAAATCAGGAGATTCGGGAAACCTACGATAGTGGATTGATCACACGGGATGAGGGACGGGTAAAGCTGGGGTTCGATCCGCTTGAGGATGAATCAGGGAAGGAGTTCGGCGGGAAGCCTAAAGCAGGGGCGATCGCTTGA
- a CDS encoding M23 family metallopeptidase, protein MENTQPIQPIAPTTGAASSTAQPAPTVTNAAPPSPTIEEILKVCPDANRGDVEKNLPYILKAMAANGLTSKNQLVGIVATFYVETLPKFVPRSEIEGGSAPYAPYYGRGYFQLTWDYNYKSMGDLLGIDLVNNPDKANEPEIAAQVAILYWMGKHNPDQRCVEPADAGDWHEVRRRINGSATGYNNDYGEVFKPCVDRGIEVFKSGIDPNAIASLSLPGNYGLNCVDTGNAGSRAIAGGSVNPPTQGDALAYALGLHSLDREKVIQLHTWLNPAEYPELLTFAPTKKFQGKNFGTGLDGEMTIETVKLYCGGTLEMELFAHQPDPNAPKPQIFRHDASQPPDQNTAAAVRSFAGGASPSNLQWAMNPNDCNVAGEKCEFGTARGRMHEGIDLGGFGSDDVFAAGDGTVEFADWDGSGYGRMIDIKHPTGFMTRYAHLLSIKVKVGQQVKGGEAIAVRGGSGFGSDNAYAIHLHFEVHDPNQGAVNPRDVLPQPQPPMV, encoded by the coding sequence GTGGAAAACACCCAACCCATCCAGCCGATCGCCCCCACTACCGGAGCCGCTTCCAGCACCGCTCAACCTGCACCTACAGTTACCAACGCCGCGCCTCCATCGCCCACAATTGAGGAGATATTGAAGGTTTGTCCTGATGCAAATCGGGGTGATGTTGAAAAGAATTTGCCCTACATTCTCAAGGCAATGGCGGCGAATGGACTGACGAGCAAGAATCAGTTAGTCGGCATCGTTGCCACGTTCTATGTGGAAACTTTACCCAAGTTCGTACCCCGCAGCGAGATAGAGGGCGGCAGCGCTCCCTACGCTCCTTATTATGGGCGGGGTTACTTCCAGCTCACTTGGGACTATAACTACAAATCAATGGGCGATTTGCTGGGCATTGATTTAGTGAACAACCCCGATAAGGCGAATGAACCGGAGATTGCCGCTCAGGTAGCAATCCTGTATTGGATGGGGAAACACAACCCCGATCAACGCTGCGTAGAACCTGCGGACGCTGGCGATTGGCACGAGGTCAGGCGACGAATTAACGGCTCTGCAACGGGCTATAACAACGATTATGGAGAGGTGTTTAAGCCTTGTGTCGATCGCGGTATTGAGGTATTCAAATCAGGGATTGACCCCAATGCGATCGCTTCTCTATCGCTCCCCGGCAACTATGGCTTGAACTGTGTGGACACGGGCAATGCTGGCAGTCGGGCGATCGCGGGTGGCAGCGTTAACCCGCCCACTCAAGGCGATGCCCTCGCCTATGCGCTAGGCTTACACTCCCTCGATCGGGAAAAAGTGATTCAATTGCACACTTGGCTAAACCCGGCTGAATATCCAGAATTGCTCACGTTTGCACCGACCAAGAAATTTCAGGGTAAAAACTTTGGGACGGGTTTAGACGGAGAAATGACGATCGAAACTGTGAAGCTGTACTGCGGTGGGACACTGGAAATGGAACTATTCGCCCATCAGCCCGACCCGAATGCACCCAAGCCTCAGATATTTAGGCATGATGCCAGCCAGCCGCCCGATCAAAATACAGCGGCGGCAGTGCGATCGTTTGCGGGGGGAGCTAGCCCCTCTAATTTACAGTGGGCAATGAACCCGAATGACTGCAATGTGGCAGGGGAGAAATGCGAGTTTGGAACGGCGCGAGGCAGGATGCATGAAGGGATTGACCTGGGCGGCTTCGGTAGTGATGACGTGTTTGCAGCGGGTGATGGGACGGTAGAATTTGCAGATTGGGACGGCAGCGGCTACGGTCGGATGATTGATATTAAGCACCCCACTGGATTCATGACCCGTTATGCTCACTTGCTTTCAATCAAGGTGAAGGTAGGACAGCAGGTGAAGGGGGGAGAAGCGATCGCGGTGCGGGGTGGCAGTGGGTTTGGGTCTGATAATGCCTATGCCATTCACCTGCATTTTGAGGTTCATGATCCCAACCAAGGCGCGGTTAATCCTAGAGATGTTTTACCGCAGCCACAGCCGCCGATGGTTTGA
- a CDS encoding C39 family peptidase, which yields MELERLWKKIIDSPSQDIRLKVPYFQQVDNKFEPMRTCNTSSCAMVARFLGAKISSDDEYYQHVIKYGDTTDHTAQTYALKAVGIRSIWRTDLDFADLDGAIAAGLPVVIGILHRGTLNAPEGGHMIVVIGLTSQKDYICHDPFGSLLDAAGGYTGDVTNGCAVVYPRAVLNRRWLVEGDRTGWGRLFSKI from the coding sequence ATGGAACTAGAGAGGTTATGGAAAAAAATAATTGATTCTCCCAGCCAAGATATTAGGCTGAAGGTGCCTTATTTTCAGCAGGTGGACAATAAATTTGAACCGATGCGGACGTGCAACACCTCTAGCTGTGCCATGGTAGCTCGATTTTTAGGCGCGAAAATCTCCAGCGACGACGAATACTATCAGCACGTCATTAAGTATGGCGACACGACCGATCATACGGCTCAGACCTATGCACTGAAGGCGGTCGGTATTCGATCGATTTGGCGGACGGATTTAGACTTCGCGGATCTAGATGGGGCGATCGCGGCGGGTCTACCCGTAGTCATTGGCATTTTACATCGAGGGACGCTGAATGCTCCCGAAGGTGGACACATGATTGTCGTGATTGGATTAACCAGCCAGAAAGACTATATCTGCCACGATCCATTCGGCAGCCTACTGGATGCCGCTGGCGGGTATACGGGTGATGTGACTAATGGCTGTGCAGTGGTTTACCCTCGCGCTGTCCTGAATCGTCGCTGGTTGGTAGAGGGCGATCGCACGGGCTGGGGTCGCTTGTTCTCCAAGATTTAG